From Lolium perenne isolate Kyuss_39 chromosome 5, Kyuss_2.0, whole genome shotgun sequence, a single genomic window includes:
- the LOC127298524 gene encoding uncharacterized protein isoform X1, whose product MRRDMEASISSLCGALSDVLAHADSSAGALSDALTRRPIPLDSATTAFLQGLDRRVEAAGADLARLESMAFGTVSVEELLGHCQQALNIVSRHADAVEFRLVSFGYVAPEVDAEEEDGDTGELEVPGNGRLGESSSVLRSDLDRFDDDDDALFEDSMSLKNLGISDACLAALSSQDIADNDFSASPKMPDSKPESESVDDGQEIMNEAEEPTPPQEETDGQDGQQQYDAFQGMIRASKEQYEQLPPYMRTLASWEELSDAVSKLNSYFGGGKGQGSVALNQDDVGSIGLGRKGRSYLLILLRLNQLAMETVDGSIYYTLRKTDS is encoded by the exons atgCGACGCGACATggaggcctcgatctcctccctcTGCGGGGCCCTCTCCGACGTGCTCGCCCACGCCGACTCCTCCGCCGGCGCGCTCTCCGACGCCCTCACCCGCCGCCCCATCCCCCTCG ACTCGGCCACGACCGCGTTCCTGCAGGGGCTGGACCGGCGGGTGGAGGCGGCGGGCGCCGACCTGGCGCGCCTCGAGTCCATGGCCTTCGGCACCGTCTCCGTCGAGGAGCTCCTCGGCCACTGCCAACAGGCGCTCAACATCGTCTCCCGCCACGCCGACGCCGTCGAGTTCCGACTCGTCTCCTTCGGCTACGTCGCCCCCG AGGTTGATGcggaggaggaagatggagacACGGGGGAGCTTGAGGTCCCCGGGAATGGGCGCCTCGGAGAATCCAGCTCGGTGCTGAGGTCCGATCTGGACCGCTTCGACGATGACGATGACGCGCT ATTTGAGGATTCCATGTCACTAAAGAATCTTGGGATTTCTGATGCTTGTCTGGCTGCTCTGTCCTCTCAAG ACATTGCAGATAATGATTTTTCGGCAAGTCCAAAGATGCCTGACAGCAAACCTGAAAGTGAAAG TGTTGATGATGGCCAAGAGATCATGAACGAGGCCGAGGAGCCCACACCTCCCCAAGAAGAAACAGATGGGCAAGATGGTCAGCAGCAAT ATGATGCTTTCCAAGGGATGATAAGGGCGTCAAAGGAGCAGTACGAGCAACTTCCTCCTTATATGAGGACTCTCGCATCATGGGAG GAATTGAGTGATGCAGTTTCAAAACTAAATTCATACTTTGGCGGTGGCAAAGGTCAGGGAAGTGTTGCATTGAATCAGGATGATGTTGGATCAATTGGTTTGG GGCGCAAAGGAAGATCCTACCTGTTGATCCTTCTGCGGTTGAATCAACTAGCTATGGAGACAGTTGATGGTTCCATCTACTACACCCTACGCAAGACTGACTCGTAG
- the LOC127298523 gene encoding cationic amino acid transporter 2, vacuolar, protein MGFEAAAGGGSGGIRALTRRKQVDSDRARAAGGQQLAKELSVTQLIAIGVGSTVGAGVYVLVGTVAREHSGPALTLSFLIAGIAAALSAFCYAELASRCPSAGSAYHYSYICVGEGVAWLIGWALILEYTIGGSAVARGISPNLALFFGGPNSLPWILARHELPWLDVVVDPCAAALVLLVTGLLCVGIKESTYVQGIVTILNCCVMLFVIIAGSYIGFQTGWVGYKVSGGFLPYGVNGMLSGSATVFFAYIGFDSVASTAEEVKNPQRDLPLGIGTALSICCTLYMLVSVVIVGLVPYFAMDPDTPISSAFARHGMQWAVYLVTSGAVLALCSTLMGSILPQPRILMAMARDGLLPPFFADVSEKTQVPVKSTIITGICAASLSFFMDVSQLAGMVSVGTLLAFTIVAVSILILRYVPPDEVPLPSSLQASFRLSQECDEEKARDENREQGTSEIKDVIVVESISDPLIEKQLYASKLDEVKRRKTAACSIASVCAGVLILTSSASVTFLPFLAMCFLCIFGGLLLLAGLGMLCWIDQDDGRHSFGHSGGFICPFVPMLPVMCILINTYLLINLGAGTWLRVGVWLVMGVFVYIFYGRTHSSLTDVVYVPTAQADEIYASSSSGFVA, encoded by the exons ATGGGGTtcgaggcggcggcgggcggcggcagcggcgggatCCGGGCGCTCACGCGGCGGAAGCAGGTCGACTCCGACCGGGCACGCGCCGCGGGCGGACAGCAGCTCGCCAAAGAGCTATCCGTCACGCAGCTCATCGCTATCG GTGTTGGTTCGACGGTTGGAGCCGGAGTCTACGTTCTTGTGGGGACGGTGGCTCGGGAGCACTCTGGCCCAGCATTGACGCTCTCATTTCTGATAGCCGGAATAGCGGCCGCTCTCTCAGCATTCTGTTACGCGGAGCTTGCTAGTCGTTGCCCCTCTGCAGGAAGCGCCTACCACTATTCATACATCTGCGTTGGTGAAGG AGTTGCATGGTTGATCGGCTGGGCTTTGATATTGGAATATACAATTGGAGGATCAGCTGTTGCCCGTGGCATATCTCCCAATTTA GCGTTATTTTTCGGAGGACCAAATAGTCTGCCATGGATTCTAGCGCGCCATGAGCTCCCATGGTTAGATGTTGTTGTTGATCCTTGCGCTGCTGCCTTGGTTCTCCTCGTCACTGGCCTGTTATGTGTCGGAATAAAAGAG agtACATACGTACAAGGGATTGTGACGATCCTGAATTGCTGTGTGATGCTATTTGTTATTATAGCCGGTAGTTACATCGGCTTCCAAACAGGATGGGTTGGCTATAAGGTGTCGGGCGG ATTTTTGCCGTATGGAGTGAATGGAATGCTTTCAGGCTCAGCTACTGTTTTCTTTGCCTACATAGGCTTTGATTCGGTAGCTAGCACTGCTGAGGAG GTGAAGAATCCGCAACGAGATCTGCCATTGGGAATAGGAACAGCGTTGTCAATCTGCTGTACCTTGTACATGTTGGTTTCAGTTGTTATTGTTGGTCTGGTACCATACTTTGCTATGGACCCAGATACCCCTATTTCTTCAGCCTTCGCAAGACATGGGATGCAGTGGGCAGT GTACCTTGTAACATCTGGTGCTGTCCTTGCTCTCTGCTCAACCTTGATGGGATCGATTCTGCCACAG CCAAGAATATTGATGGCAATGGCGAGAGATGGGTTGTTGCCACCCTTCTTTGCTGATGTTAGCGAGAAGACTCAAGTTCCTGTCAAGAGCACAATCATAACTGGCATCTGTGCGGCTTCTCTGTCTTTCTTCATGGATGTTTCACAACTGGCCGGAATG GTCAGTGTAGGCACACTCCTCGCGTTCACCATAGTCGCTGTCTCCAtcttgatcctcagatatgttccTCCAGATGAGGTGCCCCTGCCATCATCTCTGCAAGCATCATTCCGTTTGAGCCAAGAATGTGATGAGGAAAAGGCGAGAGATGAGAATCGAGAACAGGGGACATctgagataaaggatgtgattgtAGTAGAATCAATCAGTGACCCTCTTATTGAGAAGCAGCTATATGCAA GCAAATTGGATGAGGTAAAGCGGCGCAAAACAGCTGCTTGCAGCATAGCATCTGTATGTGCAGGGGTTCTAATCCTGACATCTTCAGCTTCTGTCACATTCCTGCCCTT CCTGGCGATGTGCTTCCTCTGCATCTTTGGCGGCCTGCTCCTCCTAGCTGGTCTTGGCATGCTCTGCTGGATTGACCAAGATGACGGGAGGCACTCATTTGGTCATTCTGGAG GATTCATCTGCCCATTTGTTCCAATGCTGCCAGTGATGTGCATTCTCATAAACACGTACTTGCTAATAAATCTGGG GGCTGGCACATGGTTGCGAGTCGGTGTATGGCTGGTGATGGGGGTCTTTGTCTACATTTTCTATGGACGGACCCACAGCTCATTGACCGATGTTGTGTACGTCCCCACAGCTCAGGCAGATGAGATATATGCTTCCTCTTCTTCAGGGTTTGTGGCCTAG
- the LOC127298524 gene encoding uncharacterized protein isoform X3 has product MRRDMEASISSLCGALSDVLAHADSSAGALSDALTRRPIPLDSATTAFLQGLDRRVEAAGADLARLESMAFGTVSVEELLGHCQQALNIVSRHADAVEFRLVSFGYVAPEVDAEEEDGDTGELEVPGNGRLGESSSVLRSDLDRFDDDDDALFEDSMSLKNLGISDACLAALSSQDIADNDFSASPKMPDSKPESESVDDGQEIMNEAEEPTPPQEETDGQDDDAFQGMIRASKEQYEQLPPYMRTLASWEELSDAVSKLNSYFGGGKGQGSVALNQDDVGSIGLGRKGRSYLLILLRLNQLAMETVDGSIYYTLRKTDS; this is encoded by the exons atgCGACGCGACATggaggcctcgatctcctccctcTGCGGGGCCCTCTCCGACGTGCTCGCCCACGCCGACTCCTCCGCCGGCGCGCTCTCCGACGCCCTCACCCGCCGCCCCATCCCCCTCG ACTCGGCCACGACCGCGTTCCTGCAGGGGCTGGACCGGCGGGTGGAGGCGGCGGGCGCCGACCTGGCGCGCCTCGAGTCCATGGCCTTCGGCACCGTCTCCGTCGAGGAGCTCCTCGGCCACTGCCAACAGGCGCTCAACATCGTCTCCCGCCACGCCGACGCCGTCGAGTTCCGACTCGTCTCCTTCGGCTACGTCGCCCCCG AGGTTGATGcggaggaggaagatggagacACGGGGGAGCTTGAGGTCCCCGGGAATGGGCGCCTCGGAGAATCCAGCTCGGTGCTGAGGTCCGATCTGGACCGCTTCGACGATGACGATGACGCGCT ATTTGAGGATTCCATGTCACTAAAGAATCTTGGGATTTCTGATGCTTGTCTGGCTGCTCTGTCCTCTCAAG ACATTGCAGATAATGATTTTTCGGCAAGTCCAAAGATGCCTGACAGCAAACCTGAAAGTGAAAG TGTTGATGATGGCCAAGAGATCATGAACGAGGCCGAGGAGCCCACACCTCCCCAAGAAGAAACAGATGGGCAAGATG ATGATGCTTTCCAAGGGATGATAAGGGCGTCAAAGGAGCAGTACGAGCAACTTCCTCCTTATATGAGGACTCTCGCATCATGGGAG GAATTGAGTGATGCAGTTTCAAAACTAAATTCATACTTTGGCGGTGGCAAAGGTCAGGGAAGTGTTGCATTGAATCAGGATGATGTTGGATCAATTGGTTTGG GGCGCAAAGGAAGATCCTACCTGTTGATCCTTCTGCGGTTGAATCAACTAGCTATGGAGACAGTTGATGGTTCCATCTACTACACCCTACGCAAGACTGACTCGTAG
- the LOC127298525 gene encoding uncharacterized protein, producing the protein MAPLAKPAAAATKPKPSAAKPKTAAAGASHPPYFEMIKEAIAALKDRTGSSSVAIAKFIDEKHGKSLPANFKKILSVQLRGSAAKGKLVKVKASYKLSDAAKKDSPKAKAAVKPAKDAAKPKKKDAAKPKKKDAAKTKKNDAAKPKKKVAAAGTKRKAPEKKLIAKAKKSPAAKAKAKPKTVKSPAAKKARKVAAA; encoded by the exons ATGGCTCCCCTCGCCAAGCCCGCCGCCGCGGCGACCAAGCCGAAGCCCTCCGCCGCCAAGCCgaagaccgccgccgccggcgcatcCCACCCGCCCTACTTCGAG ATGATCAAGGAGGCGATCGCGGCGCTCAAGGACAGGACCGGATCCAGCTCGGTCGCCATCGCCAAGTTCATCGACGAGAAGCACGGCAAGTCCCTGCCGGCCAACTTCAAGAAGATCCTCTCCGTCCAGCTCCGCGGCTCCGCCGCCAAGGGCAAGCTCGTCAAGGTCAAGGCCTCCTACAAGCTGTCCGACGCCGCCAAGAAGGACTCGCCCAAGGCGAAGGCTGCGGTCAAGCCGGCCAAGGACGCCGCCAAGcccaagaagaaggacgccgccaAGCCCAAGAAGAAGGATGCTGCCAAGACCAAGAAGAACGACGCCGCCAAGCCCAAGAAGAAGGTGGCGGCCGCTGGCACCAAGCGCAAGGCACCCGAGAAGAAGCTGATTGCCAAGGCCAAGAAGTCCCCTGCGGCCAAGGCTAAGGCCAAGCCGAAGACCGTTAAGTCACCCGCCGCCAAGAAGGCTCGCAAGGTCGCTGCTGCTTGA
- the LOC127298524 gene encoding uncharacterized protein isoform X2 gives MRRDMEASISSLCGALSDVLAHADSSAGALSDALTRRPIPLDSATTAFLQGLDRRVEAAGADLARLESMAFGTVSVEELLGHCQQALNIVSRHADAVEFRLVSFGYVAPEVDAEEEDGDTGELEVPGNGRLGESSSVLRSDLDRFDDDDDALFEDSMSLKNLGISDACLAALSSQDNDFSASPKMPDSKPESESVDDGQEIMNEAEEPTPPQEETDGQDGQQQYDAFQGMIRASKEQYEQLPPYMRTLASWEELSDAVSKLNSYFGGGKGQGSVALNQDDVGSIGLGRKGRSYLLILLRLNQLAMETVDGSIYYTLRKTDS, from the exons atgCGACGCGACATggaggcctcgatctcctccctcTGCGGGGCCCTCTCCGACGTGCTCGCCCACGCCGACTCCTCCGCCGGCGCGCTCTCCGACGCCCTCACCCGCCGCCCCATCCCCCTCG ACTCGGCCACGACCGCGTTCCTGCAGGGGCTGGACCGGCGGGTGGAGGCGGCGGGCGCCGACCTGGCGCGCCTCGAGTCCATGGCCTTCGGCACCGTCTCCGTCGAGGAGCTCCTCGGCCACTGCCAACAGGCGCTCAACATCGTCTCCCGCCACGCCGACGCCGTCGAGTTCCGACTCGTCTCCTTCGGCTACGTCGCCCCCG AGGTTGATGcggaggaggaagatggagacACGGGGGAGCTTGAGGTCCCCGGGAATGGGCGCCTCGGAGAATCCAGCTCGGTGCTGAGGTCCGATCTGGACCGCTTCGACGATGACGATGACGCGCT ATTTGAGGATTCCATGTCACTAAAGAATCTTGGGATTTCTGATGCTTGTCTGGCTGCTCTGTCCTCTCAAG ATAATGATTTTTCGGCAAGTCCAAAGATGCCTGACAGCAAACCTGAAAGTGAAAG TGTTGATGATGGCCAAGAGATCATGAACGAGGCCGAGGAGCCCACACCTCCCCAAGAAGAAACAGATGGGCAAGATGGTCAGCAGCAAT ATGATGCTTTCCAAGGGATGATAAGGGCGTCAAAGGAGCAGTACGAGCAACTTCCTCCTTATATGAGGACTCTCGCATCATGGGAG GAATTGAGTGATGCAGTTTCAAAACTAAATTCATACTTTGGCGGTGGCAAAGGTCAGGGAAGTGTTGCATTGAATCAGGATGATGTTGGATCAATTGGTTTGG GGCGCAAAGGAAGATCCTACCTGTTGATCCTTCTGCGGTTGAATCAACTAGCTATGGAGACAGTTGATGGTTCCATCTACTACACCCTACGCAAGACTGACTCGTAG